The genomic stretch AGATACCGTAACCGCAGCTTTACCGTTATGCAGCAGACCTTCTGCAAGGATATGGCAATAGCTTTCACGCCCTTTTCCAATGTCAAATAGTGTCGGATCAAGCAGATTCCTGATGGTCAGCATGGAACATATCACATGCTTACAATGCGAATGAGGCGTCCATGCAGGGCAATTACATTCATATACGAGCCTGTTATTTATAATGAAGAATTTAACAGGATAGATGCGCTTCCCCATGACAAAGGCTGTAAGGACGCTGTTGTCCCCTGACCAGTGGAACCGCAAAAGCCTCCGGTCTCTGTAGTATTCAAAACCCCTGATGAAACAGTCCCTGGGACCGATAATGTATATGTCTCCGGCAGGAAAGTTAGTGAGGCGTCTGAGGATGTCATTTTCTTCCATAAGGCTTATGAGATTTACTGTCAGAGGATTTTTGTCGTGCGTATATATCGGCGGATAAAAACTTGTGCCGCCGTTATTTCTTCATAGCACTGTTGAAGACTTCAACTGCCCCTTCCACTGTGCCATTCTCATGGATAATATGGCGCAGCGCCTTGATCATCGGCACCGGATGCGGGCTTTGCCAGATGTTTCTTCCCAGATTTATACCAATAGCGCCTCTCTGCATGCCGTCGTGGACGAATTCGAATACCTCTTTCTCTGTATCCACTTTTGGTCCACCTGCTATGACTACAGGGACAGGACAGCCGTTAACCACCTTATCGAAATCCTCGCACCAGTATGTTTTAACGACCTTTGCCCCGATCTCAGCAGCAATCCTGCAGCAGAGACCGAGGTAACGGGCATCACGTTTCTCAAGCTCTCTTCCAACGGCTGTCACTGCCATGACAGGGATGCCATACTCCTCTGCTTCGTTTACAAGCTGACCCAGATTAAGCAATGTCTGGCGTTCATACTCGCTCCCGATAAAGACCGACATACCGACTGCAGCAGCGTTAAGACGCACCGCCTCTTTAATAGAAGTGGTTATCCCCTCATTGGCCAGGTCATTTCCAACCATGCTGGTTCCGCCGGATACCCTCAGGATGATAGGTATTGAGTTGCCCGGGTCCACACTTGCACGCAATACACCCCTGGTCACAAACAAGGCATCGCTGTATGGAAGGAGAGGCTTGATAGTCTCACCCGGTTTTTCAAGTTTTGAAGTCGGGCCCTGGAAATATCCATGATCAATAGGCATAAACATACACCTGCCGTTCGGTTTAATAATCTGTGCTAAACGATTTTTCATCCCCCAATCCATTTGAATCCTCCTTTTTATTTCTGCGGCGCTATAATTACTTTAATTGAATTCTTGCCGTCAATTACATGTGCAAAGCCTTTGACTGTATCTTCAAGACTGAACCTATGTGTTATCATATCACGAACATTGACCCTTTTGCTTCTTATCAATTCAAGGGCTGTTATGTGGTCCGCCCGGTCTCCTGCATAAGAGCTGGCAAGCGTTACTTCATTACGGAACAGAAAATCATTAAACGATATCGGGATAGTCACACCTTTATCGGTAGCGGCAAAGAATAATACCCTGCCGCCTCGCTCCACCGATTGAAGACCCTGTTCAATCGCACTCTTTGCGCCGGTACAGATAATTACAACATCCGCAAGCCTGCCGTCATTGATATCCCTGAGATAATCCGTAGAAAAGTCCCTTGCATCTATAGCGTGATCTGCACCAAAGCCTCTTGCAGACTCCAGCCTGAATTCAGATATGTCGGTTGCAATTATCCTCCCTGCACCAAGAGCCCTTGCGAGGTTTATATGGAGTATTCCTGATATTCCGCTGCCTACAACAAGGACACTGTTCCCGGGATGAATACACATAAGTCTTTGTCCACGAAGGACACAGGCCAGCGGTTCAACAAAGCTCCCCTCTTCAAAGGAAACCTCATCCGGCAGGAGATATATCCCACGGTCAACATTGATCGAAGGCAGAAGGACATACTCGCAGAAACCGCCTGGATAAAATTTGGTTTTCCGAAGTGTCTCACAAACAGTAGCGTGGCCATTAAGACAGTAGTGGCAGGTATTACACGGGACGTGGTGTGACGCAGATATCCTGTCTCCGGCCTTGTATTGAGTAACCCCCTCACCCACTTCGGCAATCTCACCTGCAACCTCATGGCCAAGGACAAGCGGCGCCTTATGAATCCGGTACCACTCCATGATATCACTGCCGCAGATACCACTCGACATGATCCTCATAAGCACTTCGCCGGCGCCGACCTGCGGTACCGGCATCTCTTCAACGCGGATATCCCGGTTGTTGTAATACATTGCAGCGCGCATGGATGACATAACATTAGCATATGCCCGAAAAAAAATCTATACCCAGTAGGCTCAAGATACTATGGAAATGGCCATTAATACCAGGCTAACTTTAAAACCACAGATGGTATAATCATGGTTCTTATGATTTATTTTATTTTTTACCGCAGACGCCTGGGACATACTTACCCAGGAATAAATAGACAGGGATAGGTGTGGTGTCCACAGGAAAACCATTATTTCATCTTACATAAGCCACTGGCAATGGACCTGCGACTACAAGTTTTTTTAAACGAGAATCTACTGTCAAATTAAGGCCTTCTAAGGCTCTATCTCCTTAATGGATGGAGGCCGTTTATACCAGCAGAGGCAAGGTCAGGAATAAAGATGGCGAATAGTATTGTCTTACCAAACATATGACAAGAGATCCTAATAATTCGGATCGTTTTTAATAGAGTTCTCCTTTTTTAACAGGGATAGCCCTTCTCTGGTTATAAATGTCTTGTGGCTTGTCACTATCCATCCTCGTCGTTTAAGAAATGGCTCAACCATTTCTGTGTAATGAGTAACTGAAAGTCCGCAGGCTTGGGCAATATTGTTTTTACCCATAC from Nitrospirota bacterium encodes the following:
- the lsrF gene encoding 3-hydroxy-5-phosphonooxypentane-2,4-dione thiolase, with product MDWGMKNRLAQIIKPNGRCMFMPIDHGYFQGPTSKLEKPGETIKPLLPYSDALFVTRGVLRASVDPGNSIPIILRVSGGTSMVGNDLANEGITTSIKEAVRLNAAAVGMSVFIGSEYERQTLLNLGQLVNEAEEYGIPVMAVTAVGRELEKRDARYLGLCCRIAAEIGAKVVKTYWCEDFDKVVNGCPVPVVIAGGPKVDTEKEVFEFVHDGMQRGAIGINLGRNIWQSPHPVPMIKALRHIIHENGTVEGAVEVFNSAMKK
- a CDS encoding alcohol dehydrogenase catalytic domain-containing protein, translating into MRAAMYYNNRDIRVEEMPVPQVGAGEVLMRIMSSGICGSDIMEWYRIHKAPLVLGHEVAGEIAEVGEGVTQYKAGDRISASHHVPCNTCHYCLNGHATVCETLRKTKFYPGGFCEYVLLPSINVDRGIYLLPDEVSFEEGSFVEPLACVLRGQRLMCIHPGNSVLVVGSGISGILHINLARALGAGRIIATDISEFRLESARGFGADHAIDARDFSTDYLRDINDGRLADVVIICTGAKSAIEQGLQSVERGGRVLFFAATDKGVTIPISFNDFLFRNEVTLASSYAGDRADHITALELIRSKRVNVRDMITHRFSLEDTVKGFAHVIDGKNSIKVIIAPQK